A DNA window from Maribellus comscasis contains the following coding sequences:
- a CDS encoding amino acid ABC transporter substrate-binding protein, translating to MKISQIVVLFLVILAFPFLLGAQQLKENEVVVISGEKYILHQVRTGETIFSISQHFEVDDSELIRINPKIKQGLKIGDIIKIPFTEGVDLANEPVYKKGDPTSFEFHTIESRSETPYFIAKSYGITIEELYAYNPEVKKFRKGTRLRIPLWEEKAIAEQEPVGKNEPVLLETESSRSNDLITHTVKSGETLYSIARQYNVTESEILFYNPDARQLKAGTKIYLPKSVTENTTSAPVLEQSSKVANYFEHIIESGETLWGITRKYDVSENELQALNPFLADGFPAGAVLKVPAKDAEAKNIQPVNEDAFIKHEVEKGETLYGLSAKYDIKIPEIKKYNPVLETRNLLRGETVLIPRRPEPEITEFMAERKADVESVQEVENKETPGELLTTPDYYDVKIPSELPVAVPESCQPRQTSWNSFETYQIALFLPLFQEANDTLNKVTEFPDSDSLLLENEEITDDVVAASELDTFVEEVVKEDMFIGFYRGSENFVQFYEGVLLAVDSMQQAGMNIELKVFDTQQNADSVRKAVYSHDFLETDLIIGPVFPNIQNDVADIAAKNRIPMVSPLSAQTNKKQNNPYYYQVNPDRDYLAVKTAELVAEEYFNSNFIVFRTSNYQGTAEGRLVELIQEKLYNSGFMGKSAGVSFSVYDFEHDGPFGLRRILSHNKENVIYIPSSVEGELSIGISNINNLADEYSITLIGTSRFPQYESIQIDYFHNLKMEYVSPYWVDYKKPSTINFIEKFKSNFYTEPDNFGIQGYDVTFYFLNALKNYGNDFRDCLPYLQVDLIQGNYQFEKVSQFGGYMNQGVSVISYQRNFDVVRKRVEGQLHLATN from the coding sequence ATGAAGATTTCTCAGATAGTAGTTTTATTTCTGGTTATTTTAGCTTTTCCGTTTCTTTTGGGAGCACAGCAACTGAAAGAAAATGAGGTTGTTGTTATCAGCGGAGAGAAGTATATTTTGCATCAGGTACGTACTGGTGAAACCATTTTCTCTATTTCTCAACATTTTGAGGTTGACGATTCGGAATTGATCCGAATAAATCCAAAGATTAAACAAGGTTTAAAAATAGGTGATATTATTAAAATACCTTTTACTGAAGGTGTCGATTTGGCCAACGAACCGGTATACAAAAAAGGCGATCCTACAAGCTTTGAGTTTCATACCATAGAATCAAGAAGTGAAACTCCCTACTTTATTGCCAAAAGCTATGGAATAACCATTGAAGAATTGTATGCTTATAATCCGGAGGTGAAAAAATTTCGAAAAGGCACGCGGCTTCGAATACCGCTTTGGGAAGAAAAAGCGATTGCAGAGCAAGAACCTGTTGGTAAAAACGAGCCCGTTTTATTAGAAACAGAGTCTTCACGGTCCAATGATCTTATTACTCACACGGTAAAATCAGGGGAAACTCTTTACTCGATTGCCAGACAATACAATGTTACCGAAAGTGAAATTTTATTTTATAATCCTGATGCCCGCCAGTTAAAAGCAGGAACAAAAATTTATCTGCCAAAATCAGTAACGGAAAATACAACAAGTGCGCCGGTTTTGGAACAAAGTAGCAAAGTAGCCAATTATTTTGAGCATATTATTGAATCGGGAGAAACCTTATGGGGAATTACAAGGAAATATGATGTAAGTGAAAATGAATTGCAGGCATTAAATCCTTTTTTAGCCGATGGTTTTCCGGCTGGAGCTGTTTTAAAAGTTCCGGCGAAAGACGCTGAGGCAAAAAATATTCAACCGGTAAATGAAGATGCTTTTATTAAGCATGAAGTTGAGAAAGGAGAGACATTGTATGGATTGTCTGCTAAATATGATATTAAAATTCCGGAGATTAAAAAATACAATCCTGTCCTGGAAACAAGAAATCTCTTGCGTGGAGAGACCGTTTTGATACCGCGAAGACCTGAACCTGAGATAACAGAATTTATGGCAGAAAGGAAGGCTGACGTTGAATCAGTGCAGGAGGTTGAAAATAAAGAGACTCCGGGAGAATTGCTCACCACACCGGATTATTATGATGTAAAAATTCCCTCGGAGCTTCCCGTCGCAGTTCCTGAATCGTGTCAGCCGCGACAAACATCCTGGAATTCGTTTGAAACCTATCAGATTGCTTTATTTCTTCCTTTGTTTCAGGAAGCAAATGATACGCTGAATAAGGTGACTGAATTTCCGGATTCAGATAGTTTACTGCTGGAAAATGAAGAAATTACAGACGATGTAGTTGCTGCATCCGAGCTGGATACTTTTGTTGAAGAAGTGGTTAAAGAAGATATGTTTATCGGATTCTACCGGGGAAGTGAAAATTTTGTTCAGTTTTACGAAGGTGTGTTGCTTGCTGTTGATTCGATGCAGCAGGCAGGGATGAATATTGAATTAAAAGTTTTTGACACACAGCAAAATGCCGACTCGGTTCGAAAGGCAGTTTATTCCCACGATTTTTTAGAGACAGATTTAATCATTGGTCCGGTGTTTCCAAACATTCAAAATGATGTTGCGGATATTGCCGCAAAAAATCGTATTCCGATGGTTTCTCCACTTTCGGCACAGACAAATAAAAAACAGAATAATCCGTATTATTACCAGGTGAATCCCGACCGTGATTATCTTGCAGTTAAAACCGCAGAATTGGTGGCCGAGGAATATTTTAACAGTAATTTTATTGTTTTCCGAACCAGTAACTACCAGGGAACAGCTGAAGGAAGACTGGTAGAACTTATTCAGGAAAAACTTTACAATTCTGGTTTTATGGGAAAATCGGCCGGAGTGAGTTTTAGTGTTTACGATTTTGAACACGACGGGCCCTTTGGTTTGCGACGGATTCTTTCACACAACAAAGAAAATGTTATTTATATCCCGTCGTCAGTGGAGGGAGAGTTAAGTATTGGCATTTCAAATATCAATAACCTCGCTGATGAATATTCCATTACCCTGATTGGAACAAGTCGTTTCCCGCAATATGAAAGTATTCAGATTGACTATTTTCATAATTTAAAAATGGAATATGTTTCACCCTACTGGGTGGATTATAAAAAACCGTCGACAATAAATTTTATTGAGAAATTTAAATCAAATTTTTATACCGAGCCTGATAATTTCGGAATTCAGGGTTACGACGTTACTTTTTATTTTTTGAATGCGTTAAAAAACTACGGAAACGATTTTCGCGACTGTTTGCCTTATTTGCAGGTAGATTTAATCCAGGGTAACTACCAGTTTGAAAAAGTATCGCAGTTTGGGGGATACATGAATCAGGGAGTCTCTGTAATTTCCTATCAACGCAATTTCGATGTAGTGAGGAAAAGGGTAGAGGGGCAGTTGCATTTGGCAACAAATTAA
- a CDS encoding nitrilase-related carbon-nitrogen hydrolase — protein sequence MKSHKTINKIFLLLAGGVAITLAGINWTIGTAAWIAPVFLLMFTRKAKWMEILLLFLTLVVSGMISQTGNNLFHLATVNIFNGVSFGLLTGIAYVTDKALYKKNSPFYTSLIFPSAVILVEYFMSFAIGTWGSIAHTQFEFKSLLQLSSVTGTFGISFLVVWFASVLNWLIENKNKRRKIYIAGLIYGGIFLLVVLFGLIRKTQYSPNKKTVKVAAVISDTDIHKIVENNEETIKTLANDYSAKLPSELFSAPEKVNTLIDRTKEASKRGAKIIVWNEIAFVLNQEQKQKLLTEMQSFCLKEQVYVLIAFLEESVQSNQKPFNNKSILISPDGNVVWEYIKSYLHPYAETPIVNNGIFQIPSIQTKYGKIGNVICADLDMPAYIKQTGKQNIDILLVPSFDWPGITPLHSEMACLEAIQFGFSLLRANGKGLTAAYDYMGNSIASLNTFHSNEKILYAEIPVQSVTTIYAKTGNILIVLSFAFILFMIAKKAFKRQGGKQAEV from the coding sequence ATGAAGAGCCATAAAACAATAAATAAAATATTTCTGCTTCTTGCGGGAGGAGTTGCAATTACTTTAGCCGGAATAAACTGGACCATTGGAACTGCAGCATGGATAGCACCGGTTTTTTTGTTGATGTTTACCCGAAAAGCAAAATGGATGGAGATCTTGCTTCTCTTTTTGACTCTTGTTGTTTCGGGAATGATTTCTCAAACCGGCAATAACCTGTTTCATTTAGCCACAGTTAATATTTTTAACGGAGTAAGTTTTGGGCTTCTTACAGGAATTGCATATGTTACCGACAAAGCTTTATACAAAAAAAACAGCCCTTTTTATACCAGCCTGATATTTCCGTCAGCAGTTATTCTGGTTGAATACTTTATGAGTTTTGCTATCGGAACATGGGGAAGCATTGCACACACCCAGTTTGAATTTAAGTCCTTATTGCAATTGAGTTCTGTTACAGGCACTTTTGGTATTTCATTTTTAGTCGTTTGGTTTGCTTCGGTGCTGAACTGGCTCATTGAGAATAAAAATAAACGCCGTAAAATATACATAGCAGGCCTTATATACGGCGGTATCTTTCTCCTTGTTGTCCTATTCGGACTTATTCGTAAAACTCAGTATTCACCAAATAAAAAAACCGTAAAAGTTGCGGCAGTTATCAGTGATACCGATATTCATAAAATCGTGGAAAACAATGAGGAAACCATAAAAACTCTGGCAAACGATTACAGCGCCAAACTTCCTTCTGAGCTTTTCTCCGCTCCTGAAAAGGTAAACACACTCATTGACCGGACCAAAGAGGCTTCAAAGCGGGGAGCGAAAATCATTGTATGGAATGAAATTGCTTTTGTTTTAAACCAGGAACAGAAACAAAAGCTTCTGACCGAAATGCAGTCTTTTTGTTTAAAAGAACAAGTTTATGTTTTGATTGCTTTTTTGGAAGAATCAGTACAATCCAATCAAAAGCCGTTTAACAACAAAAGTATTCTGATTTCTCCCGACGGCAATGTGGTTTGGGAATATATAAAATCCTATCTTCATCCTTATGCAGAAACACCAATAGTTAACAACGGAATTTTTCAAATTCCTTCAATCCAAACCAAATACGGAAAAATTGGCAATGTTATTTGTGCCGATTTGGACATGCCTGCTTACATTAAACAAACCGGAAAACAAAACATTGACATCCTGCTGGTTCCTTCATTTGATTGGCCTGGAATAACGCCTCTGCACTCCGAAATGGCGTGTCTGGAAGCCATTCAGTTTGGTTTTTCATTGCTTAGGGCAAACGGCAAGGGATTGACTGCAGCCTACGATTACATGGGAAACTCCATCGCTTCTTTAAATACTTTTCATTCGAATGAAAAAATCCTTTATGCTGAAATACCGGTACAGTCTGTAACAACCATTTATGCCAAAACAGGGAATATTCTGATTGTGTTGAGTTTTGCCTTTATCCTTTTTATGATTGCAAAAAAGGCATTTAAAAGGCAAGGGGGAAAGCAGGCTGAAGTTTAA
- a CDS encoding helix-turn-helix domain-containing protein codes for MKRRAEQIEAELLRNMETHRCAVAEEDYERIAPKIDLLQRLAEAERSLFAVFDMNKKNYLLESPEQKRLFGSSNIDREGKYNSDSTYRNIHPDDFAFVLETDLLIYRFYSQLQPAEKRNYKLIYDFRVKDTDGFYRRYMHQSIILELDKNGKAWLSLVITDLLPEKAGNYQPQRRLINIKNGKLYLFTDDENNSPGLLTKREKEILHLISRGYDSKSISDKLFISVNTVNNHRQNILRKTRTENTTQAVLYCKRLGII; via the coding sequence ATGAAAAGGCGTGCAGAACAAATAGAAGCAGAACTACTTCGGAATATGGAAACACATCGATGTGCGGTTGCCGAGGAGGATTATGAGCGAATTGCGCCTAAAATTGATTTACTGCAACGTTTAGCTGAGGCAGAGCGTTCGCTGTTTGCTGTATTTGACATGAATAAGAAAAATTATCTTCTGGAAAGCCCGGAGCAAAAGCGCTTATTTGGGAGCAGTAATATTGATAGGGAGGGGAAATATAATTCCGATTCGACCTACCGGAATATTCATCCTGATGATTTTGCTTTTGTGCTGGAAACCGACCTTTTGATTTATCGTTTTTATTCTCAGCTTCAGCCGGCAGAAAAAAGGAATTATAAACTTATTTATGATTTCAGGGTGAAAGATACCGATGGTTTTTACCGGCGTTACATGCACCAATCCATTATTCTGGAACTTGACAAAAACGGAAAAGCCTGGCTTTCGCTGGTCATTACCGATTTGTTGCCTGAAAAAGCAGGAAATTACCAACCCCAGAGAAGACTGATTAACATAAAAAACGGAAAGCTGTATTTGTTTACTGATGATGAAAACAATTCGCCAGGTTTGCTTACCAAAAGGGAAAAAGAGATTTTACATTTAATTTCCCGTGGTTACGATAGTAAAAGTATATCTGACAAATTGTTTATTAGCGTAAACACCGTAAATAATCACCGCCAGAATATTCTTCGGAAAACCAGAACGGAAAATACTACCCAGGCTGTTTTGTATTGCAAGAGGTTAGGGATTATCTAG
- a CDS encoding carbon-nitrogen hydrolase family protein — translation MIIASAQTRPTRFDINKNLLAHYRLIELAARNGADLLLFPELSISGYERERAGEFAFEPNDKRLDKLRRLSAKNQIVVVAGAPVLMANNLYIGAFVIQPDETISVYTKQFLHGEENNYFAASADHNPQIKIEDEQFSLAICADINNPQHPENAKKMGATIYMAGIFFEPHEMTKAHLILSGYAKTQSINVLMSNFAGCPYGLSGGGESAFWNKKGELVASLNGSEQGILFIEKKGENWKEKIIPR, via the coding sequence ATGATAATTGCATCAGCCCAAACCAGACCTACAAGATTTGACATTAATAAAAATTTACTTGCCCACTACAGGCTAATTGAATTAGCTGCCAGGAACGGTGCTGATTTACTTTTGTTTCCTGAATTGTCGATTAGCGGATACGAACGAGAAAGAGCCGGAGAATTTGCTTTTGAACCCAATGACAAAAGACTAGATAAATTAAGGAGATTATCCGCAAAAAATCAAATTGTTGTGGTTGCCGGAGCTCCGGTTCTGATGGCCAACAATTTATATATTGGTGCATTTGTAATACAACCCGACGAAACGATTTCAGTTTACACCAAACAGTTTTTACACGGTGAAGAGAATAATTATTTTGCTGCCTCAGCAGACCATAATCCGCAAATTAAAATCGAAGACGAACAGTTTTCGCTCGCGATCTGTGCCGATATAAATAATCCACAACATCCAGAGAACGCAAAAAAAATGGGTGCTACAATTTACATGGCAGGAATATTTTTTGAACCTCATGAGATGACAAAAGCACACTTAATACTCTCCGGCTATGCAAAAACACAATCGATTAATGTACTGATGTCAAACTTTGCCGGTTGTCCCTATGGGCTTTCCGGTGGCGGGGAAAGCGCATTCTGGAACAAAAAAGGGGAGCTTGTGGCTAGCTTAAACGGCTCCGAGCAGGGAATACTATTCATTGAAAAAAAGGGAGAAAATTGGAAGGAGAAAATAATTCCTAGATAA
- the rocD gene encoding ornithine--oxo-acid transaminase, whose translation MTALTSQDFIKKEDKFGAHNYHPLPVVLARGEGVFVWDVEGKKYYDFLAAYSAVNQGHCHPKITEALIEQSKTLALTSRAFYNNVLGEWEEYMTQLFGYDKMLPMNSGAEADETALKLVRKWAYKVKGVPANEAKIVVCDGNFHGRTITIISMSSDPDAYNHYGPYTPGFVNIPYNDIERLEKELQAPNVAGFLVEPIQAEAGVYVPEDGYLKKAAELCKKYNVLFVADEVQTGLARTGKMLACNHEDVRPDILVLGKALSGGMYPVSCVLADDEIMLTIKPGEHGSTYGGNPVAAKVAMTALDVLQNEKLAENAERLGKIFRAEMKAINSPLIEMVRGKGLLNAVAIRPTNDKTAWDVCLGLKENGLIAKPTHEHIIRFTPPLVITEEQLMDAIGIIKRTFKEFGI comes from the coding sequence ATGACAGCATTAACTTCACAGGATTTTATTAAAAAGGAAGACAAATTTGGTGCCCACAATTATCATCCGCTGCCGGTGGTTTTAGCCCGGGGAGAAGGTGTTTTTGTATGGGATGTAGAAGGCAAAAAATATTACGATTTTCTGGCCGCATACTCTGCAGTAAACCAGGGGCATTGTCATCCGAAAATTACGGAGGCCCTGATTGAACAATCAAAAACACTCGCACTTACATCGAGAGCATTTTACAACAATGTTTTGGGCGAATGGGAAGAGTACATGACGCAGCTGTTTGGCTATGATAAAATGCTTCCGATGAACTCAGGTGCAGAGGCCGATGAAACTGCACTGAAACTGGTTCGCAAATGGGCATACAAAGTAAAGGGAGTCCCGGCAAACGAAGCTAAAATTGTAGTTTGCGATGGTAATTTTCATGGCCGTACGATTACCATTATTTCCATGTCGTCGGATCCGGATGCGTACAATCATTACGGGCCCTATACACCGGGATTTGTAAATATTCCTTACAACGACATTGAGCGTCTCGAAAAGGAATTGCAGGCCCCGAATGTTGCCGGTTTTTTAGTGGAACCTATACAGGCAGAAGCAGGCGTTTATGTTCCGGAAGACGGTTACCTGAAAAAAGCCGCCGAGCTATGTAAAAAATACAACGTACTGTTTGTAGCCGACGAAGTGCAGACAGGACTGGCACGTACAGGAAAAATGCTGGCCTGTAACCATGAAGATGTACGCCCGGATATTCTGGTGCTGGGAAAAGCACTTTCAGGAGGAATGTATCCCGTTTCCTGTGTGCTGGCCGACGACGAAATTATGCTGACCATCAAACCGGGCGAACACGGAAGTACCTACGGAGGAAACCCGGTTGCAGCAAAAGTGGCCATGACCGCACTCGATGTGCTTCAGAATGAAAAACTGGCTGAAAATGCAGAAAGACTGGGGAAAATATTCAGAGCCGAAATGAAAGCTATTAACTCGCCACTGATTGAAATGGTGCGCGGGAAAGGATTGCTGAATGCTGTAGCAATAAGACCAACCAACGACAAAACGGCCTGGGATGTGTGCCTTGGATTAAAAGAAAACGGACTGATTGCCAAACCTACACACGAGCATATTATACGGTTTACTCCGCCACTGGTTATTACCGAAGAGCAACTGATGGATGCCATCGGTATCATTAAAAGGACTTTTAAAGAATTTGGAATATAA
- a CDS encoding BatA domain-containing protein, with product MNFLFPTFLFALLAVAIPIIIHLFSFRRYKTVYFSNVGFLKNVKKESQKKSKIKQLLILLARILTIVFLVFAFAQPYIPNNQEVKRQTSQLVAVYVDNSFSMNALSEQGQLLEVARNKALEIALAYPPGTKFRLFTNDLEPKHQHIFNREQFIREVSGIHSSPNLVPLSLIYNRFSNQSQDDDGKSDKNLYFISDFQRSITDVENFRDENIFSYFLPLVPNEVANLYIDSCWVEIPAHRLNQEETIYVKIKNSSNQDYQNLPLRIFLNDSVKSITNFSVAAQNEITTSLIYTNNSAGSQQGKVEITDYPFTYDNNWFLSYYVEPELKALAIYSDDTKSQEGLNYIAALFNEDDYVQLDEMNVQNMQMSRLPEYNAIFLINLNNFTSGFINELTTVARNGVSVVLFPGLDDLIVNNNLLSRFNSKLITGKDTTTQKISGIDFDNKFYEDVFQKREENAILPEIDGHLKFEENIRSAATRLLWFPNGDNALFSEPVENGKLWVFGFSLNSLNEAFARDALFVPTIYNIVLNSMPDQAISYTIGENNSYNIPRNKKIDLNSTIEIENRNSGEKFIPEKTVTSVGTRIDFNDLISDAGHYLIQNDGETISTIAFNYNRNESDLRYFTPNELENLSETSGLNTSVVKDVTSNFSDIFDEVQNGKQLWKWCILLALFFIVAEILIIRFWK from the coding sequence ATGAACTTTCTTTTCCCAACATTTTTATTTGCACTGCTGGCTGTTGCCATTCCCATTATCATTCACCTGTTTAGTTTCAGGCGATATAAAACAGTGTATTTTAGCAATGTTGGCTTTTTAAAAAATGTAAAAAAAGAATCGCAGAAAAAGTCAAAAATAAAACAACTGCTTATTCTGCTGGCGCGAATTCTCACTATTGTTTTCCTTGTATTTGCATTTGCACAACCCTACATTCCGAACAATCAGGAGGTAAAAAGGCAAACGAGCCAACTGGTAGCAGTTTATGTAGACAATTCGTTTAGTATGAACGCACTTTCGGAGCAGGGACAATTGCTGGAAGTGGCAAGAAACAAAGCTCTTGAAATCGCGCTCGCCTACCCTCCCGGAACAAAATTCAGGCTATTTACCAACGATTTGGAACCGAAACACCAACACATTTTTAACCGTGAACAATTTATCCGGGAAGTTTCAGGCATTCATTCATCGCCCAATCTTGTTCCGCTTTCACTAATCTACAACCGCTTTTCAAATCAGAGTCAGGACGATGATGGAAAAAGCGACAAAAATTTATATTTTATTTCCGATTTCCAGCGAAGTATTACCGATGTTGAAAATTTCCGCGACGAAAATATTTTTAGCTACTTCCTGCCCCTGGTCCCTAACGAAGTGGCTAACCTGTATATCGATTCCTGCTGGGTTGAAATTCCTGCTCACCGCTTAAATCAGGAAGAGACCATTTATGTAAAAATAAAAAACAGTTCAAACCAGGATTATCAAAATCTCCCGCTAAGAATATTTCTGAATGACTCAGTAAAATCGATAACCAATTTCTCAGTTGCTGCACAAAATGAAATTACAACCAGTTTAATTTACACCAACAATTCAGCGGGGTCGCAGCAGGGGAAAGTTGAAATCACCGACTATCCCTTCACATACGATAATAACTGGTTTTTAAGCTATTATGTAGAACCAGAGCTCAAAGCACTAGCCATATACAGTGACGACACAAAGTCGCAGGAAGGGTTAAATTATATTGCTGCATTGTTTAATGAAGATGATTACGTGCAGCTTGATGAGATGAATGTGCAAAATATGCAAATGAGCCGGCTGCCGGAATACAATGCCATTTTTCTGATTAACCTCAATAATTTTACAAGCGGTTTTATAAACGAATTGACTACGGTGGCAAGGAATGGTGTTTCAGTTGTGTTGTTTCCCGGACTCGACGATCTGATTGTGAATAACAACCTGTTATCGAGGTTTAACAGCAAACTGATTACAGGAAAAGATACTACGACACAAAAAATATCAGGGATTGACTTTGACAACAAATTTTACGAGGATGTATTTCAAAAAAGAGAGGAAAATGCCATTCTTCCTGAGATTGACGGGCATCTGAAATTTGAAGAAAATATACGAAGTGCGGCAACCCGTTTACTCTGGTTTCCCAACGGAGACAATGCTCTTTTTTCAGAACCGGTTGAGAATGGTAAATTGTGGGTATTTGGTTTTTCTTTAAACAGTTTAAACGAAGCTTTTGCCCGCGATGCGCTGTTTGTACCCACCATTTACAATATCGTTCTGAACAGCATGCCCGACCAGGCGATTTCTTACACAATCGGAGAAAACAACTCCTACAATATTCCGCGAAATAAAAAAATTGATCTCAACTCAACCATCGAAATTGAAAACCGGAACTCAGGCGAAAAATTTATCCCGGAAAAAACAGTAACCAGTGTGGGTACCCGGATTGATTTTAATGATTTAATCAGTGATGCCGGTCACTATTTGATTCAAAACGATGGGGAAACCATTTCAACCATCGCGTTTAATTATAATCGCAACGAATCTGATTTGAGGTATTTTACACCAAACGAACTGGAAAACCTATCGGAAACAAGTGGTTTAAATACAAGCGTTGTTAAAGATGTCACAAGTAATTTTTCAGATATTTTTGATGAAGTTCAGAATGGCAAACAATTATGGAAATGGTGCATTTTACTGGCCTTGTTTTTTATTGTTGCCGAGATTTTAATAATACGGTTCTGGAAATAA
- a CDS encoding isoaspartyl peptidase/L-asparaginase family protein: MKTYKFLIFVLLLCISTTIFSQEKYAIVIHGGAGVMGGLKENEEAQKKYFDKLEEALNLGEQLLKEGKAAQDVVVEVIQVMENSPLFNAGKGAVFTSEGKNELDASIMDGATLNAGAVAGVQDIKNPIRAAREVMNNSVHVFLSGKGASAFAKKQGLEMVDNKYFYTESRYKSLKQLQKHERERSVNDNHGTVGCAVLDTHGNICAGTSTGGMTNKKYGRIGDSPVIGAGTYANNKTCAISCTGHGEYYIRLAFARDISALMEYKNLSVDKACREEIRKLSELQGTGGVIALDAKGNIAMEFNTEGMFRGYIKSSGEKEVAIFRD, translated from the coding sequence ATGAAAACATACAAGTTTTTGATTTTTGTACTTTTATTGTGTATAAGCACAACCATTTTTTCACAGGAAAAATATGCCATTGTTATTCATGGTGGTGCAGGTGTAATGGGAGGTCTAAAAGAGAATGAAGAAGCACAAAAAAAATACTTCGATAAACTGGAAGAGGCACTAAACTTAGGGGAGCAACTTTTGAAGGAAGGAAAAGCAGCGCAGGATGTGGTTGTGGAAGTTATTCAGGTAATGGAGAACTCACCTTTGTTTAATGCCGGGAAAGGTGCCGTTTTTACTTCAGAAGGGAAAAACGAACTGGACGCCTCAATTATGGACGGAGCAACTTTAAACGCCGGTGCAGTTGCCGGTGTTCAGGATATAAAAAATCCAATTCGGGCAGCACGTGAAGTGATGAACAATTCAGTGCATGTTTTTTTAAGTGGAAAGGGTGCCTCAGCGTTCGCAAAAAAACAAGGTTTGGAAATGGTTGACAACAAGTATTTTTACACTGAATCACGGTACAAGTCATTGAAGCAATTGCAAAAACACGAACGCGAACGTTCTGTAAATGACAACCACGGAACCGTTGGTTGCGCCGTTCTGGATACCCACGGAAATATTTGTGCCGGAACCTCAACCGGAGGAATGACAAATAAAAAATATGGCCGCATTGGCGATTCACCGGTTATTGGTGCCGGAACCTATGCCAACAATAAAACATGTGCGATTTCCTGCACTGGTCATGGTGAATATTATATCCGACTTGCTTTTGCACGTGATATTTCAGCACTGATGGAATATAAAAATCTGAGCGTGGATAAAGCCTGCCGCGAAGAAATCAGAAAGTTATCTGAACTTCAGGGAACCGGCGGTGTTATTGCATTGGATGCCAAAGGAAATATTGCGATGGAATTTAATACCGAAGGAATGTTTCGCGGTTATATCAAATCGTCGGGTGAAAAAGAAGTTGCAATTTTCAGGGACTAA
- a CDS encoding MerR family transcriptional regulator — translation MNTSGYSIKDLEVLSGIKAHTIRIWEKRYNLLEPERTDTNIRYYSDEDLRKILNVSMLVRNGYKISKVAGWNDEQVKSTVLQVAEVKVSESDYIDQLIIYMLNFDNRGFVKLTNEIIRELGFEEAVVKVFFNLFMRIGTYWQVGTIFPAQEHFVSQIIRQKLIVEIDRLENNYIKDATVLLYLPENELHELSLLFYYYFAKEIGYNTIYLGQSVPFDDLSKIAGQMEIDYVFTAFINSIPKEEMEDYLERLKQLFVKQKIFITGGQVNNHNPKLPRNIKVVKNYQEFRRFIR, via the coding sequence ATGAATACATCGGGCTATTCGATAAAAGATTTGGAAGTTCTTTCAGGAATAAAAGCGCACACAATCCGGATTTGGGAAAAACGATACAATTTACTGGAGCCGGAGCGTACGGATACAAACATCAGGTATTATTCCGATGAAGATTTGCGGAAAATATTAAATGTTTCGATGCTCGTGCGAAATGGTTACAAAATATCGAAAGTTGCCGGCTGGAATGACGAGCAGGTAAAAAGTACGGTGTTGCAGGTGGCTGAAGTAAAAGTTTCGGAATCGGATTATATCGATCAGCTGATAATTTACATGTTGAACTTTGACAATCGGGGCTTTGTAAAATTAACAAATGAAATCATCAGGGAGCTTGGCTTTGAAGAAGCCGTTGTAAAAGTCTTTTTTAATCTTTTTATGAGAATTGGGACCTATTGGCAGGTAGGAACAATTTTTCCCGCACAGGAACATTTTGTATCCCAGATAATCAGACAAAAGCTAATTGTTGAGATTGATCGCCTGGAAAATAATTACATTAAAGACGCTACTGTTTTGCTCTATCTTCCTGAAAATGAACTTCACGAATTAAGTCTTCTGTTTTATTATTATTTTGCCAAAGAAATCGGTTACAATACCATTTATTTGGGTCAATCAGTTCCGTTTGACGACCTGAGTAAAATTGCGGGGCAAATGGAAATTGATTATGTTTTTACAGCTTTTATCAATTCAATTCCCAAAGAAGAGATGGAGGACTACCTTGAACGATTAAAACAGCTTTTTGTAAAACAGAAGATATTTATTACAGGAGGTCAGGTTAATAATCACAATCCGAAATTACCACGCAACATAAAAGTGGTGAAAAATTACCAGGAATTCAGGCGTTTTATCCGTTGA